The proteins below are encoded in one region of Phalacrocorax aristotelis chromosome 13, bGulAri2.1, whole genome shotgun sequence:
- the SLC35H1 gene encoding solute carrier family 35 member C2 isoform X2, producing MAAGAGCAALGRAALAAPLVLLYYGFSIGITFYNKWLMKSFPFPLLVTLLHLLFIFGLSAIARALARCRSGRPQAALSWADCLRRAAPAALSTSLDIGLSNWSFLYVTVSLYTMTKSSAILFILLFSLLFKLEEVRVTLLLVVLLIAGGLFMFTYKSTQFNAQGFVLVLCASFLGGIRWTLTQILMQKADLGLQNPIDIMFHLQPLMFLGLFPLFVVFEGLPLSISEKLFRFHEAGMLFSLEICILFLATRLLGDRLSLLNWLGFAVCLSGISLHVILKAMNSKGEKALMLHKEASSDPDLELLLRHTGHGEEEEEDVETPQH from the exons atggcggcgggggcgggctgCGCGGCGCTGGGGCGGGCGGCGCTGGCGGCGCCGCTGGTGCTGCTCTACTACGGCTTCTCCATCGGCATCACCTTCTACAACAAGTGGCTGATGAag AGCTTCCCGTTCCCGCTGCTCGTGACCCTGCTGCACCTCCTCTTCATCTTCGGCCTCTCGGCGATCGCCCGCGCCCTGGCGCGCTGCCGCTCGGGGCGGCCGCAGGCAGCGCTGTCCTGGGCCGACTGCCTCCGCCGGGCGGCTCCCGCAG CTCTGTCAACTTCCTTGGATATTGGGCTGAGTAACTGGAGCTTCCTATACGTCACGGTCTCCCT CTACACGATGACCAAATCCTCAGCCATTCTCTTCATCCTGCTTTTTTCACTGCTCTTCAAGCTGGAGGAAGTG AGGGTGACATTGCTGCTGGTGGTTCTGCTCATCGCTGGGGGGCTCTTCATGTTCACCTACAAGTCCACACAGTTCAACGCACAGGGGTTTGTGCTGGTGCTGTGTGCGTCTTTCCTTGGGGGTATTCGCTGGACTCTCACACAGATACTTATGCAGAAGGCTGACCTGG GGCTCCAGAACCCCATTGATATCATGTTTCACCTGCAGCCGCTCATGTTCCTGGGGCTCTTTCCGCTCTTTGTGGTGTTTGAGG GCCTGCCTTTGTCCATATCAGAGAAGCTCTTCCGTTTCCATGAAGCAGGAATGCTGTTCTCTCTG GAAATCTGCATTTTATTCCTCGCCACACGTTTGCTGGGAGACCGCCTCAGTCTTTTGAACTGGCTGGGCtttgctgtctgtctgtcaggAATCTCCCTTCATGTCATTCTCAAAGCCATGAATTCCAAAG GTGAAAAAGCACTGATGCTACACAAAGAGGCCAGCTCCGACCCTGACCTGGAGTTGCTGCTGCGCCACACTGGACatggtgaggaggaggaagaggatgttGAAACCCCACAACACTGA
- the SLC35H1 gene encoding solute carrier family 35 member C2 isoform X3 has protein sequence MAAGAGCAALGRAALAAPLVLLYYGFSIGITFYNKWLMKSFPFPLLVTLLHLLFIFGLSAIARALARCRSGRPQAALSWADCLRRAAPAALSTSLDIGLSNWSFLYVTVSLYTMTKSSAILFILLFSLLFKLEEVRVTLLLVVLLIAGGLFMFTYKSTQFNAQGFVLVLCASFLGGIRWTLTQILMQKADLGLPLSISEKLFRFHEAGMLFSLEICILFLATRLLGDRLSLLNWLGFAVCLSGISLHVILKAMNSKGEKALMLHKEASSDPDLELLLRHTGHGEEEEEDVETPQH, from the exons atggcggcgggggcgggctgCGCGGCGCTGGGGCGGGCGGCGCTGGCGGCGCCGCTGGTGCTGCTCTACTACGGCTTCTCCATCGGCATCACCTTCTACAACAAGTGGCTGATGAag AGCTTCCCGTTCCCGCTGCTCGTGACCCTGCTGCACCTCCTCTTCATCTTCGGCCTCTCGGCGATCGCCCGCGCCCTGGCGCGCTGCCGCTCGGGGCGGCCGCAGGCAGCGCTGTCCTGGGCCGACTGCCTCCGCCGGGCGGCTCCCGCAG CTCTGTCAACTTCCTTGGATATTGGGCTGAGTAACTGGAGCTTCCTATACGTCACGGTCTCCCT CTACACGATGACCAAATCCTCAGCCATTCTCTTCATCCTGCTTTTTTCACTGCTCTTCAAGCTGGAGGAAGTG AGGGTGACATTGCTGCTGGTGGTTCTGCTCATCGCTGGGGGGCTCTTCATGTTCACCTACAAGTCCACACAGTTCAACGCACAGGGGTTTGTGCTGGTGCTGTGTGCGTCTTTCCTTGGGGGTATTCGCTGGACTCTCACACAGATACTTATGCAGAAGGCTGACCTGG GCCTGCCTTTGTCCATATCAGAGAAGCTCTTCCGTTTCCATGAAGCAGGAATGCTGTTCTCTCTG GAAATCTGCATTTTATTCCTCGCCACACGTTTGCTGGGAGACCGCCTCAGTCTTTTGAACTGGCTGGGCtttgctgtctgtctgtcaggAATCTCCCTTCATGTCATTCTCAAAGCCATGAATTCCAAAG GTGAAAAAGCACTGATGCTACACAAAGAGGCCAGCTCCGACCCTGACCTGGAGTTGCTGCTGCGCCACACTGGACatggtgaggaggaggaagaggatgttGAAACCCCACAACACTGA
- the SLC35H1 gene encoding solute carrier family 35 member C2 isoform X1 produces the protein MAAGAGCAALGRAALAAPLVLLYYGFSIGITFYNKWLMKSFPFPLLVTLLHLLFIFGLSAIARALARCRSGRPQAALSWADCLRRAAPAALSTSLDIGLSNWSFLYVTVSLYTMTKSSAILFILLFSLLFKLEEVRVTLLLVVLLIAGGLFMFTYKSTQFNAQGFVLVLCASFLGGIRWTLTQILMQKADLGLPLSISEKLFRFHEAGMLFSLVGKLFLGGILAFGLGFSEFLLVSRTSSLTLSIAGIFKEICILFLATRLLGDRLSLLNWLGFAVCLSGISLHVILKAMNSKGEKALMLHKEASSDPDLELLLRHTGHGEEEEEDVETPQH, from the exons atggcggcgggggcgggctgCGCGGCGCTGGGGCGGGCGGCGCTGGCGGCGCCGCTGGTGCTGCTCTACTACGGCTTCTCCATCGGCATCACCTTCTACAACAAGTGGCTGATGAag AGCTTCCCGTTCCCGCTGCTCGTGACCCTGCTGCACCTCCTCTTCATCTTCGGCCTCTCGGCGATCGCCCGCGCCCTGGCGCGCTGCCGCTCGGGGCGGCCGCAGGCAGCGCTGTCCTGGGCCGACTGCCTCCGCCGGGCGGCTCCCGCAG CTCTGTCAACTTCCTTGGATATTGGGCTGAGTAACTGGAGCTTCCTATACGTCACGGTCTCCCT CTACACGATGACCAAATCCTCAGCCATTCTCTTCATCCTGCTTTTTTCACTGCTCTTCAAGCTGGAGGAAGTG AGGGTGACATTGCTGCTGGTGGTTCTGCTCATCGCTGGGGGGCTCTTCATGTTCACCTACAAGTCCACACAGTTCAACGCACAGGGGTTTGTGCTGGTGCTGTGTGCGTCTTTCCTTGGGGGTATTCGCTGGACTCTCACACAGATACTTATGCAGAAGGCTGACCTGG GCCTGCCTTTGTCCATATCAGAGAAGCTCTTCCGTTTCCATGAAGCAGGAATGCTGTTCTCTCTGGTAGGGAAGCTGTTCTTGGGTGGAATTCTTGCCTTTGGTCTAGGCTTTTCTGAGTTCCTCTTGGTTTCCAGAACATCTAGCCTCACCCTTTCCATTGCTGGCATTTTTAAG GAAATCTGCATTTTATTCCTCGCCACACGTTTGCTGGGAGACCGCCTCAGTCTTTTGAACTGGCTGGGCtttgctgtctgtctgtcaggAATCTCCCTTCATGTCATTCTCAAAGCCATGAATTCCAAAG GTGAAAAAGCACTGATGCTACACAAAGAGGCCAGCTCCGACCCTGACCTGGAGTTGCTGCTGCGCCACACTGGACatggtgaggaggaggaagaggatgttGAAACCCCACAACACTGA
- the SLC35H1 gene encoding solute carrier family 35 member C2 isoform X4, giving the protein MAAGAGCAALGRAALAAPLVLLYYGFSIGITFYNKWLMKSFPFPLLVTLLHLLFIFGLSAIARALARCRSGRPQAALSWADCLRRAAPAALSTSLDIGLSNWSFLYVTVSLYTMTKSSAILFILLFSLLFKLEEVRVTLLLVVLLIAGGLFMFTYKSTQFNAQGFVLVLCASFLGGIRWTLTQILMQKADLGLQNPIDIMFHLQPLMFLGLFPLFVVFEGLPLSISEKLFRFHEAGMLFSLVGKLFLGGILAFGLGFSEFLLVSRTSSLTLSIAGIFKEICILFLATRLLGDRLSLLNWLGFAVCLSGISLHVILKAMNSKGEKALMLHKEASSDPDLELLLRHTGHGEEEEEDVETPQH; this is encoded by the exons atggcggcgggggcgggctgCGCGGCGCTGGGGCGGGCGGCGCTGGCGGCGCCGCTGGTGCTGCTCTACTACGGCTTCTCCATCGGCATCACCTTCTACAACAAGTGGCTGATGAag AGCTTCCCGTTCCCGCTGCTCGTGACCCTGCTGCACCTCCTCTTCATCTTCGGCCTCTCGGCGATCGCCCGCGCCCTGGCGCGCTGCCGCTCGGGGCGGCCGCAGGCAGCGCTGTCCTGGGCCGACTGCCTCCGCCGGGCGGCTCCCGCAG CTCTGTCAACTTCCTTGGATATTGGGCTGAGTAACTGGAGCTTCCTATACGTCACGGTCTCCCT CTACACGATGACCAAATCCTCAGCCATTCTCTTCATCCTGCTTTTTTCACTGCTCTTCAAGCTGGAGGAAGTG AGGGTGACATTGCTGCTGGTGGTTCTGCTCATCGCTGGGGGGCTCTTCATGTTCACCTACAAGTCCACACAGTTCAACGCACAGGGGTTTGTGCTGGTGCTGTGTGCGTCTTTCCTTGGGGGTATTCGCTGGACTCTCACACAGATACTTATGCAGAAGGCTGACCTGG GGCTCCAGAACCCCATTGATATCATGTTTCACCTGCAGCCGCTCATGTTCCTGGGGCTCTTTCCGCTCTTTGTGGTGTTTGAGG GCCTGCCTTTGTCCATATCAGAGAAGCTCTTCCGTTTCCATGAAGCAGGAATGCTGTTCTCTCTGGTAGGGAAGCTGTTCTTGGGTGGAATTCTTGCCTTTGGTCTAGGCTTTTCTGAGTTCCTCTTGGTTTCCAGAACATCTAGCCTCACCCTTTCCATTGCTGGCATTTTTAAG GAAATCTGCATTTTATTCCTCGCCACACGTTTGCTGGGAGACCGCCTCAGTCTTTTGAACTGGCTGGGCtttgctgtctgtctgtcaggAATCTCCCTTCATGTCATTCTCAAAGCCATGAATTCCAAAG GTGAAAAAGCACTGATGCTACACAAAGAGGCCAGCTCCGACCCTGACCTGGAGTTGCTGCTGCGCCACACTGGACatggtgaggaggaggaagaggatgttGAAACCCCACAACACTGA